Proteins encoded together in one Pseudomonas oryzicola window:
- the trbJ gene encoding P-type conjugative transfer protein TrbJ, with product MRNIFAARFKDKTLSEYISNETPASPLQKLLRQAAYSTKIVGAAFIAMAVYIAPAPAYAIYCSNCSTFYQQIFEYAEAVNTALNTAKQLQTQMQQYQSMITQGTGLPDSMFGSIAADLKNVMNVYDRSQALGRQIQNMDSQFNTAFPGFISYLNQAANSAESPTQDRYQTWSEQGRDNVKAALEAANLNTSTFESEGEQLDRMMTRSQSAVGRMQALQAGNEIASQNVQQLQKLRDLVATQINMQGNYLAQQGDRTAASEATEQQFEARKNTRGGVKGY from the coding sequence ATGCGTAATATATTCGCAGCCCGATTCAAAGACAAAACGCTGTCAGAATACATCTCGAACGAAACACCCGCTTCTCCGCTCCAAAAACTCCTACGCCAAGCGGCCTATAGCACCAAAATAGTCGGAGCCGCTTTTATAGCGATGGCCGTATACATCGCCCCGGCCCCGGCCTATGCAATCTACTGTTCGAACTGCTCAACGTTCTATCAGCAAATTTTTGAGTACGCTGAGGCGGTTAACACGGCTCTGAACACCGCCAAGCAACTGCAAACCCAGATGCAGCAGTATCAAAGCATGATCACGCAGGGCACGGGCTTGCCTGATTCGATGTTCGGCAGTATCGCGGCTGATCTTAAAAACGTGATGAACGTCTACGACCGCTCGCAGGCGTTGGGCCGCCAAATCCAGAATATGGATTCGCAGTTCAACACGGCTTTCCCCGGCTTCATTTCGTACCTGAATCAAGCTGCCAACTCGGCTGAGTCACCGACACAAGATCGCTATCAGACGTGGTCTGAGCAAGGCCGCGATAACGTGAAAGCTGCGCTAGAAGCGGCGAACCTCAATACCAGCACCTTTGAGTCTGAGGGCGAGCAGCTTGACCGCATGATGACCCGTTCACAGTCGGCTGTGGGCCGGATGCAAGCACTTCAGGCGGGCAACGAAATAGCCTCGCAGAACGTACAGCAGTTGCAAAAGTTGCGCGATCTGGTGGCTACGCAAATCAACATGCAGGGCAACTATCTGGCTCAACAGGGTGACCGTACAGCAGCCAGCGAAGCTACCGAACAGCAGTTTGAAGCGCGCAAAAATACACGCGGCGGCGTAAAGGGGTACTGA
- a CDS encoding recombinase family protein, translating to MGQRIGYARVSTDDQNLDLQLDALHRAGIADGCLYSDTASGKDAERRELAACLKALRESDTLVVWRLDRLGRSLPDLVRIIGELEKKGVGFESLTEKIETNSAAGKLVFHVFAALAEFERNLIRERTRAGLVAARARGRSGGRRPKLTPQQVKEIKRLMSDPTIPVSQIAERYNVSRTTIYKAAPRRELGVVEAQPVKKTP from the coding sequence ATGGGGCAACGCATCGGATACGCCCGAGTTTCAACAGATGACCAGAACCTTGACTTGCAGCTTGACGCGCTGCATCGGGCTGGCATTGCCGACGGCTGCTTGTACTCCGACACCGCCAGCGGCAAAGATGCCGAGCGCAGAGAACTGGCAGCGTGCCTGAAAGCCCTGCGCGAGAGCGACACCCTCGTGGTTTGGCGTCTTGACAGGCTGGGGCGCAGCCTGCCCGACCTTGTGCGCATCATCGGTGAGCTAGAGAAGAAGGGCGTCGGTTTTGAAAGCCTAACCGAAAAAATCGAAACAAATAGCGCAGCGGGCAAGCTGGTTTTCCATGTTTTCGCCGCACTCGCCGAGTTCGAGCGCAACCTGATCCGAGAACGCACCCGAGCAGGGCTTGTGGCTGCACGTGCCCGTGGCCGGTCGGGTGGCCGCAGGCCAAAGCTGACACCTCAGCAGGTCAAAGAGATCAAGCGACTCATGTCTGATCCGACCATTCCGGTCAGCCAGATCGCTGAACGCTACAACGTATCCAGAACGACAATCTACAAGGCCGCACCACGCCGGGAGCTTGGAGTGGTCGAGGCCCAGCCAGTGAAGAAAACACCATGA
- a CDS encoding HNH endonuclease signature motif containing protein, translated as MAFSVKIANLLAYRSGYICNNPECNVLTIGPASSDPHLQTKKGEAAHIVGEKPGAARYRDIGKASIESDQNGIWLCVACHTLIDKNNGKDYEEKELIRWKSSHEELISVLLKTHRSPLPLVRRFSSNMKVAQDMVDTLAHKGVMYQPHAMENPIFVIQSIDQIKRKLLRLLRQIDLDKRLREICEGLISACREVMNENSRDGSALNAFLDILRIRVGRFLYQLQHEYGCSVSGGISVIVRP; from the coding sequence ATGGCCTTCTCAGTGAAAATAGCAAATCTCTTAGCCTATCGCTCGGGTTACATTTGCAATAATCCAGAGTGTAATGTACTCACTATCGGCCCGGCATCCTCTGACCCGCACCTGCAAACCAAAAAAGGAGAGGCGGCTCATATCGTCGGAGAGAAGCCTGGTGCCGCACGCTATAGGGATATCGGTAAAGCAAGTATTGAGAGCGATCAAAATGGGATTTGGCTTTGCGTTGCTTGTCATACTCTAATTGATAAAAACAATGGTAAAGATTATGAGGAGAAGGAGCTGATTCGATGGAAGAGTAGCCATGAAGAGCTGATTTCGGTACTTCTCAAGACTCATCGAAGTCCGCTTCCATTAGTGAGGCGATTCAGTTCGAATATGAAGGTTGCGCAAGACATGGTGGATACACTTGCTCATAAAGGAGTAATGTACCAACCCCATGCTATGGAAAATCCAATATTTGTGATTCAGTCGATTGATCAAATTAAACGAAAGTTGCTGCGGCTTTTGCGCCAGATTGACCTTGATAAGAGACTCAGGGAAATTTGTGAAGGTTTGATTAGTGCGTGTCGAGAAGTTATGAATGAGAACTCTCGAGATGGAAGTGCTCTTAACGCTTTTCTCGATATACTTAGAATACGGGTTGGCAGATTTTTATATCAGTTGCAGCATGAATATGGGTGTTCGGTTTCTGGAGGTATTTCAGTAATTGTGCGTCCTTAA
- the trbL gene encoding P-type conjugative transfer protein TrbL: protein MDRRLLFFLVLASVFVSGDAMAATDLSHADTSVQGLLDLVLQQSHQWSGKLYDYAIRLFWLLASIQFIWTFMPLVMKQADFGEIVGELLRFVLVVGFFLAVMKYSVEWSSAIVDSFRDAAASASGLERALEPGDMLAVALDFGRTMVKGISVFSPAKGLLIAVCAILVLACFAFIAAFMFVTLVESYVIINASVLFFGFGGSQWTRDFAIAPMRFTVAIGAKLFVLTLIVGLIIQSAKQWLAAYTNDEASLMTMVGLALVCCYLTKTIPDLIGGMISGTSMGGGSAIGGMAAAGAAGAAAAIATIATAGSAAPAAAGALGAAGSSGAAGAAGAGDISSGSLAGAINSSFAGGAASSVGGATSSGVGACTGGGAATNGASSAGARTGGAAANPSATPSNGVQQARNAAQSGDDNDQKATPKGGTVSSGNTLSQAANGGAKALGVIASLTVPGMENAHSASLGAGLIQPAHGDSSSLKSAAPTAEAPGMESNIIRPDTNTSSNSGRTDVSSITSSNDQPEK from the coding sequence ATGGATCGTCGCCTACTGTTCTTCCTCGTCTTGGCGAGTGTATTCGTGAGCGGAGATGCTATGGCCGCGACCGACCTTTCCCATGCCGACACTTCGGTCCAGGGCCTACTCGACCTCGTTTTACAGCAGTCGCACCAGTGGTCAGGAAAGCTGTATGACTACGCGATCAGATTATTCTGGCTGTTGGCCTCGATTCAGTTCATCTGGACGTTCATGCCTCTGGTCATGAAGCAAGCCGACTTCGGCGAGATTGTCGGCGAGCTGCTGCGCTTCGTCCTGGTGGTCGGTTTCTTCCTTGCCGTTATGAAGTACTCGGTGGAGTGGTCATCTGCCATTGTCGATAGTTTCCGCGATGCGGCGGCATCTGCGAGCGGCCTCGAGCGCGCGTTAGAACCCGGCGATATGTTGGCGGTTGCGCTGGATTTTGGCCGCACCATGGTGAAGGGCATATCAGTGTTTTCGCCGGCGAAAGGACTTCTGATCGCAGTTTGCGCAATCCTTGTATTGGCGTGTTTCGCCTTCATCGCTGCATTCATGTTCGTAACGCTCGTAGAGTCTTACGTCATCATCAATGCTTCGGTGCTGTTCTTTGGCTTTGGCGGCTCACAATGGACGCGTGATTTTGCAATCGCCCCAATGCGTTTCACCGTCGCAATCGGAGCCAAGCTGTTCGTCTTAACGCTGATTGTCGGCCTAATCATTCAGTCGGCCAAGCAGTGGTTGGCCGCCTACACCAATGACGAAGCGTCGTTGATGACGATGGTTGGTTTGGCCCTGGTGTGCTGCTATCTGACAAAGACCATTCCTGACCTCATCGGCGGCATGATAAGTGGCACCTCGATGGGTGGTGGATCAGCCATCGGTGGTATGGCGGCGGCTGGTGCTGCCGGTGCAGCGGCGGCAATCGCGACCATCGCCACCGCCGGGTCGGCCGCACCTGCCGCTGCCGGTGCTCTCGGTGCTGCTGGCAGCAGTGGTGCGGCCGGTGCAGCGGGTGCCGGTGACATCAGCAGTGGCAGTCTGGCAGGGGCTATCAACTCCAGCTTTGCCGGTGGTGCCGCTTCGTCTGTAGGTGGCGCAACGTCCTCCGGCGTGGGGGCCTGCACTGGCGGCGGCGCAGCGACCAACGGGGCAAGCTCCGCAGGTGCGAGGACTGGCGGTGCTGCAGCCAATCCATCGGCTACGCCAAGCAATGGCGTCCAGCAAGCCAGGAACGCCGCACAGAGCGGCGATGACAATGATCAGAAAGCAACACCGAAAGGGGGAACTGTTAGTTCCGGCAACACACTGTCCCAAGCGGCCAATGGTGGTGCAAAAGCGCTTGGCGTAATCGCCTCGCTGACAGTCCCGGGCATGGAGAATGCACACTCAGCGTCGCTTGGCGCTGGTCTTATACAGCCAGCTCACGGTGACTCCAGTTCGCTCAAATCCGCAGCGCCGACAGCGGAAGCCCCAGGTATGGAATCAAATATCATTCGACCAGATACGAACACCAGCTCGAATTCCGGTCGCACCGACGTTTCGAGCATAACCTCAAGCAATGACCAGCCGGAGAAATAA
- the guaA gene encoding glutamine-hydrolyzing GMP synthase yields MALDIHAHRILILDFGSQYTQLIARRVREIGVYCELHPFDMDDEAIRAFNPRGIILAGGPESVHEANSPRAPQAVFDLNVPVLGICYGMQTMAEQMGGKVEGSDLREFGYARVDVVGKSRLLDGIEDHIDADGLLGLDVWMSHGDKVTQMPGNFHVLASTPSCPIAGMFDDARGYYGVQFHPEVTHTKQGGRILSRFVQDICGCEALWTPSNIVEDAIAQVREQVGSANVLLGLSGGVDSSVVAALLHRAIGDQLTCVFVDNGLLRLHEGDQVMAMFKENMGVKVIRADAEKQFLDNLAGEADPEKKRKIIGRTFIDVFDAEASKLENIQFLAQGTIYPDVIESAGAKSGKAHVIKSHHNVGGLPEEMNLKLVEPLRELFKDEVRKIGLELGLPYDMVYRHPFPGPGLGVRILGEVKKEYADLLRRADHIFIEELRKADWYHKTSQAFVVFQPVKSVGVVGDGRRYAWVVALRAVETVDFMTARWAHLPYELLETVSGRIINEIEGISRVTYDVSSKPPATIEWE; encoded by the coding sequence ATGGCCCTCGACATTCACGCTCACCGCATCCTGATCCTCGATTTCGGTTCCCAGTACACCCAACTGATCGCCCGCCGCGTGCGCGAGATCGGCGTGTACTGCGAACTGCACCCGTTCGACATGGACGATGAAGCGATCCGTGCATTCAACCCGCGCGGCATCATCCTCGCCGGCGGCCCCGAGTCGGTCCACGAAGCCAACAGCCCACGTGCCCCGCAGGCGGTGTTCGACCTCAACGTACCAGTGCTGGGCATCTGCTACGGCATGCAGACCATGGCCGAGCAGATGGGCGGCAAGGTCGAAGGTTCCGACCTGCGTGAATTCGGTTATGCCCGCGTCGACGTGGTCGGCAAGAGCCGCCTGCTCGATGGCATCGAAGACCACATCGACGCCGACGGCCTGCTGGGCCTGGACGTGTGGATGAGCCACGGCGACAAGGTCACCCAGATGCCGGGCAACTTCCACGTGCTGGCCAGCACCCCGAGCTGCCCGATTGCCGGCATGTTCGACGACGCGCGTGGCTACTACGGCGTGCAGTTCCACCCGGAAGTGACCCACACCAAGCAGGGCGGTCGCATCCTGTCCCGCTTCGTGCAGGACATCTGCGGCTGCGAAGCCCTGTGGACGCCTTCCAACATCGTTGAAGACGCCATCGCCCAGGTACGTGAGCAAGTCGGTTCGGCCAACGTCCTGCTGGGCCTGTCCGGCGGTGTCGACAGCTCGGTGGTTGCCGCACTGCTGCATCGCGCCATCGGCGACCAGCTGACCTGCGTATTCGTCGACAACGGCCTGCTGCGCCTGCACGAAGGCGACCAGGTAATGGCCATGTTCAAGGAGAACATGGGCGTCAAGGTGATCCGCGCCGACGCTGAAAAGCAGTTCCTCGACAACCTGGCCGGCGAAGCCGACCCGGAGAAGAAGCGCAAGATCATCGGCCGCACCTTCATCGACGTGTTCGATGCCGAAGCCAGCAAGCTGGAAAACATCCAGTTCCTGGCCCAAGGCACCATCTACCCGGACGTGATCGAGTCGGCTGGCGCCAAGAGCGGCAAGGCCCACGTGATCAAGTCGCACCACAACGTGGGTGGCCTGCCGGAGGAAATGAACCTCAAGCTGGTCGAGCCATTGCGTGAACTGTTCAAGGACGAAGTGCGCAAGATCGGCCTGGAACTGGGCCTGCCGTACGACATGGTCTACCGCCACCCGTTCCCGGGCCCGGGCCTGGGCGTGCGTATCCTCGGTGAAGTGAAGAAGGAATACGCCGACCTGCTGCGCCGCGCTGACCACATCTTCATCGAAGAGCTGCGCAAGGCGGACTGGTACCACAAGACCAGCCAGGCCTTCGTGGTGTTCCAGCCGGTCAAGTCGGTGGGTGTCGTCGGCGATGGCCGTCGCTACGCCTGGGTCGTGGCCCTGCGTGCCGTCGAGACCGTGGACTTCATGACCGCGCGCTGGGCGCACCTGCCGTATGAGCTGCTGGAAACCGTCAGCGGCCGTATCATCAACGAAATCGAAGGTATCTCGCGCGTTACCTACGACGTGTCGAGCAAGCCGCCAGCGACCATCGAGTGGGAATGA
- a CDS encoding tyrosine-type recombinase/integrase: MLTDTKLRNLKPQDKLYKVIDRDGLYVAVTPAGSISFRYNYSINGRQETITFGRYGLGGITLAEARERLGEAKKMVAAGKSPAKEKARAKARTKGAETFDAWAEKWLRGYQMADSTRDMRRSVYERELKPKFGNQKLVEITHEDLRALTDAIVERGAPATAVHSREIVLQVFRWAIERGQKVENPADLVRPASIAKFEPRDRALTPDEIALMYQYMDRIGTATSVRAAAKLLLLTMVRKSELTNATWGEINFSEALWTIPKERMKRRNPHLVFLSQQALDFFIALKTLAGGSDYVLPSRYDSDLPMSAATINQVLTLTYRLAQKEGVPLGKFGPHDLRRTASTLLHEAGYNSDWIEKCLAHEQKGVRAVYNKAEYRDQRRAMLQDWADMIDEWTVKKPRKKNE; encoded by the coding sequence ATGCTCACCGATACCAAGCTTCGAAATCTCAAGCCCCAGGACAAGCTCTACAAGGTGATTGACCGTGACGGCTTGTACGTGGCCGTCACCCCAGCCGGCTCAATCTCCTTTCGCTACAACTACTCCATCAACGGCCGGCAGGAGACCATCACCTTCGGTCGTTATGGCTTAGGGGGGATCACTCTGGCAGAGGCTCGCGAGCGGCTAGGGGAGGCGAAGAAGATGGTCGCCGCTGGAAAGTCTCCAGCTAAGGAAAAAGCGCGTGCGAAGGCGCGCACGAAGGGTGCTGAGACTTTTGACGCTTGGGCTGAAAAATGGCTGCGCGGTTACCAGATGGCGGATTCGACGCGAGACATGCGTCGATCAGTCTACGAGCGTGAGTTGAAGCCGAAATTTGGCAATCAGAAGCTGGTCGAAATCACCCATGAGGATCTGCGTGCGCTGACGGATGCCATAGTGGAGCGGGGTGCCCCTGCAACCGCCGTCCACTCGCGGGAGATCGTGCTGCAAGTTTTCCGTTGGGCCATTGAGCGTGGCCAGAAGGTTGAAAACCCGGCAGATCTGGTACGGCCTGCCAGCATCGCGAAATTTGAGCCACGTGACCGTGCGTTGACGCCCGATGAAATTGCGCTGATGTACCAGTACATGGACAGAATCGGTACCGCGACTTCGGTTCGTGCTGCGGCAAAGCTCCTTCTGCTGACAATGGTGCGCAAGAGCGAGCTTACCAATGCGACGTGGGGTGAGATCAATTTCAGCGAGGCGCTGTGGACGATCCCCAAAGAGCGGATGAAGCGTCGTAACCCTCATTTGGTGTTTCTGTCCCAGCAGGCATTGGATTTCTTCATCGCGTTGAAAACCTTGGCTGGAGGTTCAGACTACGTTCTGCCGTCACGCTACGACTCCGATTTACCAATGAGTGCGGCCACGATCAACCAAGTACTGACGCTCACTTATCGCCTTGCGCAAAAGGAAGGGGTGCCATTAGGCAAATTCGGTCCCCACGATCTGCGACGCACGGCCAGCACGCTGCTGCATGAGGCGGGCTACAACTCCGACTGGATCGAGAAGTGTCTTGCGCATGAGCAGAAAGGCGTGCGCGCCGTTTACAACAAGGCCGAGTATCGGGATCAGCGTCGAGCGATGCTACAAGATTGGGCGGACATGATCGACGAGTGGACGGTTAAGAAACCTCGAAAAAAGAATGAGTAG
- a CDS encoding plasmid mobilization protein — MTEGTNGKAPPRRRGKPIEVWVTNEEKATITERAEEAGMSRSGYLRALGLNTPIRSVVDLTAVGDLAKVSGDLGRVAGLLKLWLAEKRGEGASAIDVESVMVEFRRLQVAIGMKMGDIVKAHK, encoded by the coding sequence ATGACAGAGGGCACCAACGGAAAGGCCCCACCTCGAAGACGCGGAAAGCCGATAGAGGTGTGGGTGACTAACGAGGAAAAGGCGACTATCACCGAGCGCGCCGAAGAAGCGGGCATGTCACGTTCGGGCTACCTGCGGGCACTCGGGCTGAACACGCCCATTCGATCGGTCGTTGACCTGACCGCCGTGGGTGACTTGGCCAAGGTGAGTGGCGACCTCGGACGGGTTGCTGGTCTGTTAAAACTCTGGCTTGCAGAGAAACGTGGAGAAGGCGCGAGCGCGATTGATGTGGAAAGTGTGATGGTGGAGTTTCGGAGGTTACAGGTAGCCATAGGAATGAAGATGGGAGATATTGTTAAAGCTCACAAATGA
- a CDS encoding pentapeptide repeat-containing protein: MEKTFNKRQYLLLTACAEKGDFSDWNSYVGSTEDLIDLREANLENLKIVGAKFQNAQGEGANFNEAILTGAVLDGVDLSGSHFLNAELTGVKVSGSAFHDCIFDRAKLSAGTFTMCNFNGSRFHSAKLVSVEFWESNFQDSTFYAADLSDAKFYGGGYNPIARKELRFNLFGTSFKNAKFTSSTYFHLANVSRETDFRITSFESACYSTGLRQSLQYCNRRHNWNDWCENNGVVKGLLVKMFWLASDYGRSPNRVIISFFSISLIYTLLYFLFPLLTSEGNLSFIRSFYFSVVTMTTLGFGDIYANKISWLSQLVLVTHVFFGYILLGALLTVLSNLFTADGPSQGLAKHPGKNKNRITFSLSKL; the protein is encoded by the coding sequence ATGGAAAAGACGTTCAATAAGAGGCAGTATTTGCTTTTGACCGCCTGTGCTGAAAAGGGGGATTTTTCTGACTGGAATAGTTATGTTGGATCCACTGAAGATCTTATTGATTTGCGTGAGGCAAATTTAGAGAATCTGAAAATTGTCGGGGCGAAATTTCAGAATGCTCAAGGAGAGGGAGCAAACTTCAATGAGGCTATTCTGACTGGTGCAGTATTAGATGGGGTGGATCTTTCGGGTTCCCACTTTTTAAATGCGGAGCTTACCGGAGTTAAAGTAAGCGGATCAGCTTTTCATGACTGTATATTTGATCGAGCCAAGCTGTCGGCTGGAACCTTTACCATGTGTAATTTCAATGGTTCAAGGTTTCATTCGGCTAAACTAGTATCTGTAGAGTTTTGGGAGTCTAACTTTCAAGATTCTACCTTTTATGCTGCGGACTTGTCGGATGCAAAGTTTTATGGTGGGGGCTATAATCCAATTGCCCGAAAGGAATTAAGGTTTAACCTTTTTGGAACTAGCTTTAAAAACGCAAAATTCACAAGTTCAACATATTTTCACTTGGCTAATGTGTCGCGCGAGACGGACTTTCGAATCACTAGCTTTGAAAGTGCTTGTTATTCAACTGGGTTGCGCCAGAGTCTTCAATATTGTAATCGGAGGCACAACTGGAATGATTGGTGTGAGAACAATGGGGTAGTAAAAGGCCTGTTGGTGAAAATGTTTTGGCTTGCATCAGATTATGGTAGGTCGCCTAATCGGGTGATTATTTCATTCTTCTCAATCAGTCTGATTTATACGTTGCTGTATTTTTTGTTCCCTCTACTAACGTCGGAGGGTAATTTGAGCTTTATAAGGAGTTTCTACTTCTCCGTGGTCACGATGACGACTCTCGGATTTGGTGATATCTACGCTAACAAAATTAGCTGGCTGTCTCAATTGGTATTGGTCACTCACGTCTTTTTTGGTTATATATTGTTGGGTGCGCTACTGACGGTTCTATCAAACCTATTTACCGCGGATGGCCCTTCTCAAGGTTTAGCTAAGCATCCTGGAAAAAATAAAAATAGAATTACATTTAGTCTTTCAAAGTTATAG
- a CDS encoding LuxR family transcriptional regulator, translating to MVDMKKPSTIAIWKGCDASVTEALYRFLDRWEPYSTASKRYSIVRLVEELIDPAVAAYAKNLPSSYQGHIPGAGTNVAFSTIMQLVGIAAMVRLQRQLLLAFVLTHDKQSGVDRCFIATLETLIELVMACKRKQPSNKDMGGLNGQRLKGFCRFCGVRAELAMFAEGESQRDIDEHLRLSNLYCSAHRPKTPDGSWNPAYRQAMRSVTQFDLELARLSRQCAIRTEPLAKSGDELVDTYIFRYMLGQTLHLADEAELRNLARLMVDMKLTDRKKQILALQKLGFNQSEIARRLEIERQAVSKALRSIPDCFRISIA from the coding sequence ATGGTTGACATGAAGAAACCATCAACCATAGCTATTTGGAAGGGGTGTGACGCCTCCGTCACAGAGGCCCTATACAGATTTCTTGATCGCTGGGAGCCCTACTCCACAGCATCTAAACGTTATTCGATCGTTCGCCTGGTCGAAGAGCTTATCGACCCTGCCGTAGCGGCATACGCCAAAAACCTTCCATCGAGCTATCAGGGCCATATTCCCGGAGCAGGAACGAACGTAGCGTTCAGCACGATTATGCAGCTGGTTGGTATTGCCGCCATGGTTCGCCTACAGCGCCAATTGCTGCTAGCTTTTGTTCTGACGCATGACAAGCAGTCAGGAGTTGATCGTTGCTTCATTGCAACGCTTGAGACGTTGATAGAACTGGTGATGGCATGTAAGCGCAAGCAGCCGTCGAACAAAGATATGGGCGGTTTAAACGGTCAGCGCTTGAAAGGATTCTGTAGGTTCTGCGGCGTGCGAGCTGAACTTGCAATGTTCGCTGAAGGTGAGAGCCAGCGTGATATCGACGAACACCTACGTCTGAGCAACCTGTACTGCAGTGCTCATCGCCCAAAGACGCCAGATGGGAGCTGGAACCCGGCATACAGGCAAGCAATGAGATCTGTAACACAGTTCGATCTAGAACTAGCCAGACTCAGTAGGCAATGCGCGATACGAACAGAGCCTCTGGCGAAGTCAGGCGACGAGCTCGTCGACACGTATATCTTTAGATATATGCTTGGCCAGACCTTACACCTAGCGGACGAAGCGGAGCTAAGAAACCTCGCTCGTCTAATGGTTGACATGAAGCTGACAGACCGAAAAAAACAAATCCTCGCACTTCAGAAACTTGGCTTCAACCAGTCAGAAATTGCTCGCAGGTTGGAAATCGAGCGCCAAGCAGTATCCAAAGCTCTTCGCTCAATCCCTGATTGTTTTCGAATTTCGATAGCTTGA
- a CDS encoding replication protein, with protein sequence MYHDRARAGFFSLLVDSRGEKRQSSHRLADMPKVLNLLDKKRDTWMSQAEFIRPNRRVVNLLRLGLLFADLDTYRVPALAGRAPDQLVASVLYFCAEEGLPPPSVLIYSGRGIQAKWLLEGTIPRQALPRWNACQRYLVDRLAHVGSDPMAKDASRVLRIVETVNSKSGEVCRVVHVQRGADGEPIRYNFEYLAEALLPAARWTIEQQRQELAEQRERRTTKKPFRLVPGGKAGNLRGFSGRQLAWDRLEDLRKLAELRGGVSEGSRMQHLFWRLNFLLLSGATNSKQMYHEAAALARELDPQWNSRSKELMTLFSKAKAYEAGEKISFGGKDYAPLYTPRNDTLINLFGITTDEQGQLKTIVSQTEAAERHRKREECRRRASGAVDRETYLEAANSKQAKAQSLRREGLSVRAIAKQMAVSVMAVSRYINAPAIQCTKFVRITNGEAPAQ encoded by the coding sequence ATGTACCATGACAGGGCGAGAGCCGGTTTTTTTTCGTTACTCGTCGACTCCCGAGGCGAAAAGCGCCAGTCTTCTCATCGTCTGGCTGATATGCCAAAAGTGCTTAATTTGTTGGACAAAAAACGCGACACGTGGATGTCCCAAGCAGAGTTCATCCGACCCAATAGGCGAGTCGTAAATCTTCTGCGGCTTGGCCTGCTGTTCGCCGACCTTGACACCTACCGCGTGCCCGCGCTGGCTGGGCGAGCGCCTGACCAACTGGTCGCGTCCGTCCTATATTTCTGCGCCGAAGAGGGCTTGCCGCCGCCGTCCGTGCTGATCTACAGCGGCCGGGGCATACAGGCCAAGTGGCTGCTGGAGGGCACGATTCCACGACAGGCCCTGCCCCGTTGGAATGCTTGTCAACGCTACCTTGTGGATCGTCTTGCGCACGTCGGCTCTGACCCGATGGCCAAGGACGCCAGCCGTGTGCTGCGCATCGTGGAGACGGTCAACAGCAAGAGCGGGGAAGTCTGCCGCGTTGTTCATGTCCAGAGAGGCGCTGACGGCGAACCGATTCGCTACAACTTCGAGTATCTGGCCGAGGCGCTGCTGCCTGCGGCACGCTGGACAATCGAGCAGCAGCGGCAGGAACTGGCCGAACAGCGTGAGCGGCGCACCACGAAGAAGCCTTTCCGTTTGGTGCCTGGGGGCAAGGCCGGCAATCTGCGTGGGTTCTCCGGTAGACAGCTCGCATGGGATCGCCTCGAAGACCTGCGCAAGCTCGCTGAGCTGCGCGGCGGCGTCAGCGAAGGCAGCCGGATGCAGCACCTGTTTTGGCGGCTGAATTTCCTACTGCTGTCAGGGGCGACCAACAGCAAGCAGATGTACCACGAGGCGGCCGCGCTGGCCCGCGAGCTTGACCCGCAATGGAATAGCCGCTCGAAAGAGCTTATGACGCTGTTCAGCAAGGCCAAAGCCTATGAAGCCGGGGAAAAAATCAGCTTTGGTGGTAAGGACTACGCGCCGCTCTACACGCCGCGAAACGACACGCTTATCAACCTGTTCGGGATCACCACCGATGAACAGGGTCAGCTTAAAACCATCGTTAGCCAGACCGAGGCCGCGGAACGGCACAGGAAGCGCGAGGAATGCCGCAGACGCGCTTCCGGTGCGGTAGACCGGGAAACCTACCTTGAAGCTGCGAACTCCAAGCAGGCAAAGGCACAGTCCCTCAGGCGCGAGGGCTTGAGCGTGCGAGCCATTGCTAAGCAAATGGCTGTATCAGTCATGGCGGTTTCTAGATACATAAATGCACCGGCGATTCAGTGTACCAAGTTCGTGCGTATTACTAATGGCGAAGCCCCCGCGCAATAG
- a CDS encoding helix-turn-helix transcriptional regulator, with amino-acid sequence MHSSSKKLIDKKTLLAMIPLCERTIYNFEMKGKFPRRIAVSSRKVVWDLAEVEEWIDSCRESGPAPRPGMAV; translated from the coding sequence ATGCATTCATCGAGCAAAAAACTGATCGACAAAAAGACCCTCCTGGCGATGATCCCGCTGTGTGAGCGCACGATCTATAACTTTGAAATGAAGGGTAAATTCCCGCGCCGCATTGCGGTGAGTAGTCGCAAGGTCGTGTGGGATTTGGCCGAGGTAGAGGAATGGATTGATTCGTGCAGGGAGTCTGGTCCCGCCCCAAGGCCAGGAATGGCAGTCTGA